In Corynebacterium matruchotii, a single genomic region encodes these proteins:
- a CDS encoding superoxide dismutase — protein sequence MAKKYVLPELPYAYDALEPHISAEIMELHHSKHHQNYVNGANAALEKLEAARKDGSIAAVVTALSKDLAFNLGGHTNHSLFWENLGPNGGGKPTGALAAAIDADFGSFEEFQKHFAAAALGLQGSGWAVLAYDKIGERLVIEQMTDQQGNLSIDLVPLLLLDMWEHAFYLQYKNVKADYVAAVWNVFNWDEVAARYAAAVK from the coding sequence ATGGCCAAGAAATACGTACTTCCCGAGCTCCCTTACGCCTATGATGCGCTGGAGCCCCACATTTCGGCGGAAATCATGGAGCTACACCACAGCAAGCACCACCAAAATTATGTCAATGGCGCCAACGCCGCCCTGGAGAAGCTGGAGGCCGCCCGCAAGGATGGTTCCATCGCGGCCGTCGTGACCGCACTGTCGAAGGATTTGGCGTTTAACCTGGGTGGACACACCAATCACTCCCTGTTCTGGGAGAATCTGGGCCCCAATGGTGGCGGCAAGCCTACCGGCGCATTGGCCGCAGCCATTGATGCGGATTTCGGTTCCTTTGAGGAGTTCCAGAAGCATTTCGCCGCCGCCGCCTTGGGGCTGCAGGGTTCCGGCTGGGCGGTGCTGGCCTACGACAAGATCGGCGAGCGGCTCGTTATTGAGCAGATGACCGACCAGCAGGGCAACCTGTCTATCGACCTGGTGCCATTGTTGCTGCTCGACATGTGGGAGCACGCTTTCTACCTCCAGTACAAGAACGTGAAGGCGGACTATGTTGCCGCCGTGTGGAACGTGTTCAACTGGGATGAGGTTGCTGCCCGCTACGCCGCCGCGGTGAAGTAA
- a CDS encoding HAD family hydrolase: protein MLNSYRTVLFDLDGTLVDHSNAARAGVIAWSQELGIPPDPARWQALEQQWFLAYEHGKLTHSGQRAARVREYLHEPKLSETAALQLFDGFLHQYIASMQPFSGAAEVLEQCFDCGQLVGIATNGAASLQTTKLRTTGLWDDRLIMLAAVEMEAAKPNPEFYTRALDIVGTAPADTIMVGDTLPNDVLAPIAAGIAAIHVDHAGTGTTDPRYPTIRDLSELLNAP from the coding sequence ATGTTGAACTCGTATCGCACAGTGCTTTTTGACCTCGATGGGACACTTGTCGACCACAGCAATGCAGCCCGAGCAGGCGTTATAGCCTGGAGCCAGGAGCTGGGAATTCCCCCCGACCCGGCACGGTGGCAGGCCTTGGAACAACAGTGGTTTTTGGCCTATGAACACGGCAAGCTGACCCATTCGGGGCAGCGGGCGGCTCGGGTGCGGGAATACTTGCATGAACCAAAGTTATCCGAGACGGCGGCTCTGCAGCTCTTTGACGGGTTTTTGCACCAATATATAGCTTCTATGCAGCCATTTTCAGGCGCCGCCGAGGTACTCGAACAATGTTTCGATTGTGGACAATTAGTTGGGATTGCAACAAATGGCGCCGCCAGCCTACAAACCACGAAACTTCGGACCACCGGCCTATGGGACGATCGGCTTATCATGTTGGCCGCGGTCGAAATGGAAGCCGCCAAACCCAACCCAGAGTTTTATACCCGCGCCCTCGACATCGTGGGTACCGCTCCGGCGGACACCATCATGGTGGGCGACACCCTCCCCAACGATGTCTTGGCCCCCATCGCCGCCGGCATCGCGGCAATCCACGTCGACCACGCAGGCACCGGCACCACCGACCCACGGTATCCCACCATCCGGGATCTATCAGAGCTGCTTAACGCTCCGTAA
- a CDS encoding GatB/YqeY domain-containing protein yields MSNLQTQIRDDMKTAMKAHDKQRTGTLRMFLAALTAEETSGARHKLDDDEVLKVLAREIKKRKESAQVYADAGRQELADQELAEVAVLEEYQPTQLTDDEVTALVQAAITDVAAGGDISMKLMGPVMQQVTKTAAGRADGKRLSAAVRAALQ; encoded by the coding sequence ATGAGTAACCTGCAAACACAAATCCGGGACGACATGAAAACCGCCATGAAAGCCCACGACAAACAACGCACCGGCACGCTCCGCATGTTCCTCGCCGCACTTACCGCCGAGGAAACTTCCGGCGCCCGACACAAGCTTGACGACGACGAGGTACTCAAAGTCCTCGCCCGCGAAATCAAAAAACGCAAAGAATCCGCCCAAGTCTACGCCGACGCCGGCCGCCAAGAACTTGCCGATCAGGAACTCGCCGAAGTAGCGGTCCTGGAGGAATACCAACCAACCCAACTCACCGACGACGAAGTAACCGCACTCGTCCAGGCCGCCATCACCGATGTGGCCGCCGGCGGTGACATCAGCATGAAACTCATGGGTCCGGTCATGCAGCAGGTAACAAAAACGGCCGCTGGCCGCGCCGATGGTAAGCGCCTGTCAGCGGCCGTTCGTGCGGCCTTGCAGTAG
- a CDS encoding cupredoxin domain-containing protein, translated as MNRLAKTAWHRKASKPVTVWMAALVLISLVHWALPNYRWVLIHMFTLGIVTNSIMLWSQHFTEKFLHHQLPEETRPWQLRRFAILNVGILLIITGQLTKNMFAQHWHVTAVGATVVGGSLAFHAGYLGRQYLQAKRGQRYAPSVIAYICSACCLPLGALAGAALAAGFPNPWQERLLLTHLILNILGFVGFAAIGSLMLLFPAIWRTQAHYERAPLTFALMSIGLTTAAGGALFGQGLIVAGGLVAYLIGIIIPIMSWGACVVTVLRDPRDRVTFAAVSVAAAPLWLCGTLIVLAYRAATDLGTTAISLPTMPFLIGFAAQLLIGVMSNILPSNIGGGPKATRTGMLVYDRAGLFRATLVNVGLACWLYTENSWLRVVLSILAMGSLAVFLVLTPFAVRAQLGVIRKTREPLPLAEKPKTNQITAALAVLALVIASFGGLVDGGSGGSSGVVTAGGTGKTTEVALDMKGLRFSPDVITVPAGNQLVLTVHNSDTMAHDLKFDNGAHTGRMNPGEQKRLEVGVISTDMAGWCTIAGHRAQGMEMTVKADTSGGSGSSSSGSNGSNGGGADTAKPTSAHKPTHPIQNGTDDSLEPITER; from the coding sequence ATGAACCGCCTGGCCAAAACCGCCTGGCACCGTAAGGCCAGCAAACCCGTCACTGTGTGGATGGCCGCATTAGTGCTCATCAGCCTTGTGCATTGGGCGCTACCGAATTACCGGTGGGTGCTGATCCACATGTTTACGCTGGGGATTGTCACCAACTCCATTATGTTGTGGTCGCAGCATTTCACGGAGAAATTCCTGCACCACCAGCTCCCCGAGGAGACCCGACCGTGGCAGTTGCGGCGGTTTGCCATTTTGAACGTTGGGATCCTGCTGATTATCACCGGCCAGCTCACCAAGAACATGTTTGCCCAGCACTGGCATGTTACCGCCGTGGGCGCCACCGTGGTGGGCGGGTCGCTTGCCTTCCACGCCGGCTATCTGGGGCGGCAATACTTGCAGGCCAAGCGCGGTCAGCGGTACGCCCCGAGTGTGATTGCCTATATTTGTTCCGCCTGCTGTCTGCCGTTGGGGGCGTTGGCTGGTGCGGCGCTGGCGGCGGGCTTCCCCAATCCGTGGCAGGAGCGGCTGCTGCTCACCCACCTGATTCTCAATATTTTGGGGTTCGTGGGGTTTGCCGCTATCGGCTCGCTCATGCTGCTTTTTCCCGCGATATGGCGCACCCAGGCCCACTATGAGCGCGCACCGTTGACCTTTGCCCTCATGAGCATTGGTTTGACGACGGCCGCAGGTGGGGCACTCTTCGGCCAGGGGCTGATTGTGGCCGGTGGGCTGGTCGCCTACCTCATTGGGATTATCATCCCGATTATGAGCTGGGGGGCGTGTGTCGTCACCGTGCTGCGTGATCCCCGGGATCGCGTCACGTTTGCCGCGGTGTCGGTCGCCGCCGCCCCATTGTGGCTGTGCGGCACCCTGATTGTGCTGGCCTATCGGGCCGCCACAGACTTGGGTACCACCGCCATTTCCCTTCCCACCATGCCATTCCTCATTGGGTTTGCCGCCCAACTCCTCATCGGGGTGATGAGTAATATCCTGCCCAGCAATATTGGTGGTGGCCCCAAAGCCACCCGCACCGGCATGCTTGTCTACGATCGGGCCGGCCTATTCCGGGCCACCTTGGTGAATGTGGGCCTGGCCTGCTGGTTATACACCGAAAATTCGTGGCTGCGGGTGGTGTTGTCCATCCTGGCCATGGGGTCGCTGGCGGTCTTCTTGGTGCTCACCCCGTTTGCGGTACGTGCCCAATTGGGGGTTATCCGTAAGACTCGGGAGCCGCTCCCGCTGGCGGAGAAGCCGAAAACCAACCAGATCACGGCGGCCCTAGCGGTGTTGGCGCTGGTGATCGCCTCGTTCGGTGGTTTGGTCGATGGGGGTTCCGGCGGGTCCTCCGGGGTAGTTACCGCCGGCGGCACCGGGAAGACCACCGAAGTGGCGTTGGACATGAAGGGGCTGCGGTTCAGCCCGGATGTGATTACCGTGCCTGCCGGAAACCAATTGGTGTTGACCGTGCACAATAGCGACACCATGGCCCACGACCTGAAGTTCGACAATGGGGCGCATACCGGCCGCATGAATCCGGGCGAGCAGAAACGCCTGGAGGTTGGGGTGATTAGCACCGACATGGCCGGCTGGTGCACCATTGCGGGGCATCGGGCCCAGGGGATGGAAATGACGGTCAAGGCCGACACCAGCGGCGGCAGCGGTAGTAGCAGTAGCGGCAGTAATGGCAGTAATGGCGGCGGGGCGGATACCGCTAAGCCAACCTCGGCGCATAAGCCCACCCATCCGATTCAAAACGGCACCGATGACAGCCTCGAACCCATTACGGAGCGTTAA
- a CDS encoding metallophosphoesterase: protein MRSGIVTWVGIILTLDDAVPSAADRFRRIGRIAGITAITASVAAAGVTAWAVRECHQFQLRRLELPLLPPGTLRGKREFRLLHISDLHMVPGQRAKQEWVASLDQLQPDLVVNTGDNLSDLKAVPATLRALGPLMRRPGLFVFGSNDYYAPTVVNPLSYVVGKKRKASRVELPWRGMRAAFIEHGWQDATHRRLEFKVGSVRIAATGVDDPHHDLDDYGQVSGAPNAEADLRLALAHSPEPRVLAQFAADGYQLALCGHTHGGQICLPGGKTLVTNCGIDRVRAWGLHEFDGMMLHVSNGLGTSKFAPVRLFCRPSATLISLVEKPDLARE from the coding sequence ATGCGTTCCGGTATTGTTACGTGGGTGGGAATAATTTTGACGCTTGACGACGCCGTTCCATCGGCCGCTGACCGGTTTCGCCGAATCGGCCGAATCGCTGGAATCACCGCAATCACCGCTAGCGTGGCCGCTGCCGGGGTAACAGCCTGGGCGGTACGGGAATGCCACCAGTTCCAATTGCGACGCTTAGAATTGCCGTTATTGCCGCCTGGTACGTTGCGGGGCAAGCGGGAGTTCCGGTTGCTGCATATTTCGGATCTGCATATGGTGCCGGGGCAGCGGGCCAAACAGGAGTGGGTGGCCAGCCTGGATCAGTTGCAGCCGGATCTGGTGGTCAATACTGGGGATAATTTGTCGGACCTGAAGGCGGTGCCGGCCACGTTGCGGGCTTTGGGGCCGCTCATGCGGCGCCCGGGCTTGTTTGTGTTTGGTTCGAATGATTATTACGCGCCGACCGTGGTGAATCCGCTGTCGTATGTGGTGGGGAAAAAGCGGAAGGCTTCGCGGGTGGAATTGCCGTGGCGGGGCATGCGGGCGGCGTTTATTGAGCACGGATGGCAGGATGCCACGCATCGGCGGCTGGAGTTTAAGGTGGGTTCGGTGCGGATTGCGGCCACCGGCGTGGATGATCCGCATCATGATTTGGATGACTATGGCCAGGTGTCGGGGGCGCCGAATGCAGAGGCGGATCTGCGGTTGGCGTTGGCGCATTCCCCAGAGCCACGGGTGCTTGCTCAGTTTGCCGCCGATGGTTACCAATTGGCGTTATGTGGGCATACCCATGGGGGGCAGATTTGTTTGCCTGGAGGGAAGACATTGGTGACGAATTGTGGTATCGACCGGGTCCGCGCGTGGGGACTGCACGAGTTCGATGGCATGATGTTGCATGTCAGTAATGGTTTGGGAACGTCTAAGTTTGCACCAGTGCGGCTGTTTTGCCGCCCGTCAGCAACGCTGATTTCCCTCGTTGAGAAGCCGGATTTGGCACGAGAGTAG
- the msrA gene encoding peptide-methionine (S)-S-oxide reductase MsrA, whose protein sequence is MDLLFGKPAQLVSVAKALKGSIHPVLPHPAPHAVLGTPITGPWKDTQETLYVGLGCFWGAEKLLWKTPGVESTAAGYAGGVTQNPTYREVCTGRTNHAEVVQVVYDPQKITTEQLIVKVLEAHDPTQGFRQGNDVGTQYRSAIYTTTPEQLEIARRLVEHYQTKLTDAGYGDITTEVMPLIDTPAGTFYLAEAEHQQYLDKNPGGYCPRHSTGIPCN, encoded by the coding sequence ATGGATTTGTTATTCGGTAAACCAGCACAACTTGTGAGCGTCGCAAAAGCACTCAAGGGCAGCATTCATCCGGTGCTCCCCCACCCCGCCCCGCACGCGGTCCTGGGAACCCCTATCACCGGACCATGGAAGGACACCCAAGAAACCCTCTACGTTGGCCTCGGCTGCTTCTGGGGCGCCGAAAAACTCTTATGGAAAACCCCCGGCGTGGAATCCACCGCAGCCGGCTACGCGGGCGGCGTCACTCAAAACCCCACCTACCGGGAGGTATGCACCGGCCGCACCAACCACGCCGAAGTAGTTCAAGTCGTCTACGACCCCCAAAAAATCACGACCGAACAGTTAATCGTGAAAGTACTCGAAGCCCACGACCCCACCCAAGGCTTCCGCCAAGGCAACGACGTTGGCACCCAATACCGCTCCGCAATCTACACCACCACCCCGGAACAACTCGAAATCGCCCGCCGACTCGTCGAACACTACCAAACCAAACTCACCGACGCCGGCTACGGTGACATCACCACCGAAGTCATGCCCCTCATCGACACGCCCGCCGGCACATTCTATCTCGCAGAGGCCGAACACCAACAATACCTAGACAAAAACCCCGGCGGCTATTGCCCCCGCCACTCCACTGGTATCCCCTGCAACTAG
- a CDS encoding CAP domain-containing protein, which yields MYPEDLNPDTKGTMNRLNGKVTAKFMAASASVIVGISAMQPAAAQEISIPDELNNLLDQHGATTDIWNSGAQLPVNIPDIPLDSSSDILNQLTGEANKAINSVPEVQVPALPAVPEVPATPQIGGYNAGEVIGRTIAEINAYRAQNGLPMVNQTPAAQASAQGYADFMLGQNIGNFSGTPNGYHHDPTCNCWENLLWGYNNPDAMYHPFNYWRNSPGHNANLLAHGPTSIGVGVAHDAATGHFFAVMRMF from the coding sequence ATGTATCCCGAAGACCTCAACCCGGACACTAAAGGAACAATGAACAGACTCAACGGTAAAGTTACTGCTAAATTCATGGCCGCTAGCGCTTCCGTCATCGTCGGAATCAGCGCTATGCAACCCGCAGCAGCACAGGAAATCTCCATCCCAGATGAACTCAATAACCTCCTTGACCAGCATGGAGCCACCACGGACATCTGGAACAGTGGGGCTCAGCTTCCCGTCAATATTCCGGACATCCCACTGGACTCCTCCTCCGACATTCTCAACCAATTGACCGGTGAAGCGAACAAGGCGATAAACTCCGTTCCCGAGGTTCAGGTGCCGGCGCTTCCTGCCGTCCCCGAAGTCCCGGCTACACCCCAAATTGGTGGATATAACGCGGGCGAAGTCATTGGCCGCACCATCGCCGAGATCAATGCCTATCGGGCCCAAAATGGTCTACCCATGGTGAACCAAACCCCGGCCGCCCAGGCCTCCGCCCAGGGCTATGCCGACTTTATGTTGGGGCAAAACATCGGCAACTTCAGCGGTACCCCTAATGGCTACCACCACGACCCCACCTGCAACTGCTGGGAAAACCTGCTTTGGGGCTACAACAACCCTGACGCCATGTACCATCCCTTCAACTACTGGCGGAACTCTCCCGGCCACAACGCCAACCTGTTGGCCCACGGGCCAACCAGCATCGGCGTTGGCGTAGCACACGACGCCGCTACCGGCCACTTCTTCGCCGTCATGCGGATGTTCTAA